GTAACTCAAATACTACAGAAAATgacattcaaaaaaatgttgatgataCGGATATTCATGAATCAGTAGTTGAAGAAACTATTGAAAACCCTGAATCACCATCTCCTGGTACATCAGCTGATGAAGGAAGTAAAAGACGACGAAAAAAGAACACTTTAAATAACTTACTAGCTAAATCGATTGAACGTCCGACCATGAACGTAGAGCAGCTAAAAGACAGCAACAACGGGATCGCTTAATTGCTAACACCAGTAATGATTTCACCATAAGCAATGTTAAACATGAtccactttttcatttttttatgagtATATACGAGACCACAAAAAGATTGCCGCCACTGGCTCAACACAATACCAAAACAAACGTATTTTCATTGGTGTCCCAAGAAGAATCTAAATACTTGGTAGAATATCCGCCTCGTCCACATTCTTCCTATTCACATGTTAGTGATGTAGGATCATATTATTCATCATATACGCCTTCACCTGCAGAACAACAGCCACATTTTGATGCAGAAACATATCGTATGCCTCCTCCTATACAACAACAGCCACAGGAAGGTGGGACACCATTGACACCAAATATTATAGTCATTCAGGGTAATGAACTCAACAATTCTGGAAATACGTTTcaaactatttaaattaaatttataaattattATGGTGCTTTAAATAGTTCCACTTAATTTTGTAACCGTTTACCTACATAATAAACTTACCTTAAGAAAACGGCCAATTTTTCTTCAGTACTAATTCGTTCATGACCACCATATCCTTGATCTTCTAAATCTGTAGCAATCATCGCATGTACTTCCTTAAAATCGTTCCTAgtcattctaaaataatttttaaatttttcatctgAAAACTCAGAAGTCAAATTGAATTCTCCATGTGTTTTCCTTTTGGGCAGGTAAGAGctcttccatattttttttttcggatgattTCCTTATTAACAATAATCTATTTGAAAACTCGTTATCACTGTCGGATTCTGAACTTATATCAATCGCGTCCATCTTGCTTCACTGACTGATGTACGACTCGTGAAACGAATTGCGGACACACACGTGCCCACCAATGTCAATGTGACATTGGCGCAGTGTCGTGAACGAGTGCGAGTGTGGGCATGTGCGGTGGGgctaagtgtccatattgcgggggatccccacacgtgctctcagcttgtgaaacatacaaggctcgctgggagaaacagaagcgctctttgagggaacgctctaaacgcactttcgcagaaattttgaagggcgcttctccactggctcaagaacaacaaccaatcaatacacacaatgtcttcgctacgttgccagttgacggaatggaagcggatacagctaacgggggcacgccgtttatttctcaagggaatccccggcgcaaaaatgtgaccactcccaaagttcaaagacaagtccctccggtgataccccctgttagcttgcctaaaaaatcgagtgcagtgGATAatcaaaatcaggtccctcctggcctccgtggtaatagttcaccttcgaacgacccagcactcgaggggacatcaaaaaccccaactgtccctgtttttccgtcaagatcaacttcccaatcgggatttataaagttgtctgaccttgtggatcaaatcttcacgtgttttaatgtttccgactccatcaaaaccattgtcaccgcaatgcttccagtactaaagacaattttgcagcaattgatgcaaacatggcccctccttgcaatgattatctctcttgatgtctaattcaaatagagaggtcggagatatcactgttttacagtggaattgtcgtagtcttatccctaaattggatacattaaaatttctaattcataaactcaattgtgatgtttttgctctatccgaaacctggctctcttctcaaaatgatctctctttccacgattttaatataatacgcttggaccgcgatgacagatacggaggggtactattggggatcaataagtgtcactcattttttagaattgaccttccacctattggagggatcgaagctgttgcttgtcatgcaaacatcagaggcaaagacctctgtatagtcagcttgtattggcctccgagagctgcggttagccgcaagcaacttgttgacatgtgctcactccttcctgagccacgattaatcttgggagacttcaactctcacggaactgcctggggggaaccgtacgacgataatcgttcatcgttgatatatgacctttgtaacagattcaatatgaccgttttgaacactggggaaacaacacgtgtacctaaacctcctgctaacccaagtgctcttaacctctcgctttgctcgaattcactatcgttagattgcaagtggaatgtaatccaggatcccaacggtagtgaccacttgccaatcaaaatttctatcaccaatgggttgaattcttctgaatcaataaacatggcatacgacctcacaagacacattgactggaaaaaatatgcggacgcgattgctctagccatcaattccagagatggtttgcctccattggaggagtataacttcatttctcgtttgatctatgacagcgcggttcgcgctcaaacgaaacccatcccaggttccactattcgtcgaaggcctcccaatccatggtgggatggccagtgttccaagctttatggagataaatcgaatgcatttaaagcttttcggaaacgtggaaccattgagaattttcaaacgtatttggaccttgaaaatcaatttaaaaacttgatcaaagggaaaaaacgtgcttattggcgaaatttcgtgggaggtttgtcacgagaaacgtcaatgaaaaaattatggaaagtggctcgaaacatgagaaatcgctcttcatccaatgaaagcgaggaatattcacatcgatggatttttaattttgcacgaaaggtttgtcccgattccgctccagtgcaaagaattattcgagatataccacaagataggtgcgatcttgattccgagttttcgatggtagaattctctcttgctctcctttaatgtaacaattcagctccgggatcggatagaattaagttcaacttgctgaaaaatctccctgatgtggcgaaacatcgcttgttgaacttattcattcggtttctggagcataatattgttccagatgattggagacaagtacgagttatagctattcaaaaacccggaaaacccgcgtccgacttcaattcgtaccgcccaatagcaatgctgtcttgtatacggaaattgttggagaaaatgatcttgtttcgccttgatcgatgggttgaaacgaatggcctactctcagatacacaatatgggttccgcaggggcaaggggacgaatgattgtcttgcgttgctctcttcagaaattcaaatggcttacgccgaaaaaaaacaaatggcttcagtattcttggacatgaagggggcctttgattctgtttcaatataggttttgtcagacaaattacaatctcggggtgtgccgcctctattgaataatatgttatataactttctttgtgagaaacatttgaacttttctcacggagattcggcagtaagtcgggtctcttacatggaactcccccagggctcatgtttaagcccccttttgtacaacttctacgtaagcgacattgacaattgccttacacaaaattgcagcctaagacaacttgcagatgatggagtggtgtctgtcgtaggatcaaacgaatccgacctgcaagaatccttacaagatactttgaacaatttttcaacctgggccattgggctagggatcgaattctccacggagaaaacagagatggtggttttttctaggaagcataaaccagcaaaaccaaagcttcaacttttgggtaaaccgatcactcatgctatgtcattcaagtatcttggggtctggttcgactctaaatgtacttggggggcccatattaggtatctgagtaaaaaatgtcaacaaagaataaactttctccgtacaattaccggcacctggtggggagcccatcccgaagatcttataatgttgtatcgaacaaccattctctcagtgatggagtatggcagtttctgttttcaatcagctgccaaaacacacctcattaaactcgagcgaattcagtatctttgtctccgtatcgcgttgggatgtatgccctcaacgcataccatgagtctcgaggttttggcaggcctactcccactaaaagatcgcttcaatttattatctcttcggttcctcatccggtgtaaggctatgaacctattggtgatcggaaattttgagcagctgatcgagctaaattttcattctggattcatgagctcatatcatgaattcgtctccatgcaggttaatccttcttcgaatattcccaaccgtgtttgttttcctgactacatcaattcctctgtgcattttgatctgtccatgaagcaggatatccatggaatatcagattatcttcgatcgaggatcgttccaacgatcttcgatgcaaagtatggggatatcaattgtgataatatgtactttactgatgggtcctctatgaatgagtccacaggatttggagtgttcaacgaattttttagcacctcacacagtcttcagaatccttgctcagtgtatattgctgaattggcagcgatacactgggcgctggacagcgtcgcctcacgacctgttgaacactattacattgtaacggatagtcttagctctgtcgaagctatccgttcagtgaggccggaaaagcactcgccgtacttccttgagagaatacgagaaattttgagtgctttatccagacgctgttatgtcattacctttgtctgggtcccttcacattgctcaattctgggtaatgagagggctgactcattagcaaaggtaggtgcaattgaaggcgatatttatcagcgtcaaatcgccttcaatgaattttattctttagtccgcaaaaataccatagttaactggcaacgcaaatggaacgaagatgaattgggccggtggctccactcgattatccctaaggttagcctcaaaccatggttcaaaagtctggacttgagtcgggactttattcgcaccttctcccgactcatgtccaatcactgttcgttagatgcgctactctttcgtattaatcttgccgacaacaatctttgtgtttgtggccaaggttaccacgacatcgagcacgttgtttggtcgtgcgagctgtatcttgtcgccagatcgaatttagtagtcacccttcgggcccgaggaaggcagcccatggtgccggtgagagacgtgttggctcggttagaccttgattacatgtcccaaatatatgtattccttaaagctatcgatcttcgtgtgtgattgtccttatacccttagtttttccttttccttttcctttgtgagagatcggatcccttcttaagaataagatgaaatgtaaatacatattagatataagataggtttaagaattgagtgtgatgagtgtgattgagagtgtgagtgtgatcattgtcaacatatcctcatatcccctccttttcctgaagaaaatatgtcacccttctaaactcgaattgaccgcgagtaatcggtttcctatattattaacattagaattaaggaaaatgtatatattctagtaacaatacagtaaggagttcggctcctttaaacctatgtaactgagcctgtaaaaataaacgatttaaataaaaaaaaaaaaaaattatgaacctACAACAAATAGGTGAaagaaatgatattttatgcagaaatcttcattaaaattaatattgaagtagtgttcggaatgtgaatcaagtttctacgcatgctTCAAATTCCAaagacttcattttcaaatgtaaatttactgaactttcatggtataaataatttaataatcaaaaCCTTGAAATTCattgggttatagccttcattttaacatcatttacaggtatcgatacagcctataatttataatataagcatttgcaaaaaagtgacagtcgaaaccaatgataaaatgtttgcgttagtaaattctgtaaaaaacaggCATCGTAGTTttacagtttttgtagttttttttcaactattttgtttgtagttttcatgttaagtgctagaaatggtaagaatcaAACAAgtaacaataaatggatgaaatagaATGATATttcatgcagaaatcttcattaaaaaaaaaactagctaattgactttatttattagagtaccattttgagtaaagaGATACTGTTTAAtgaccatcaaagcttaagtgttcggaacatGATACAAAACGGTATTTAGTGATCTACTTCTACTGTCAACTgccgaatttcatgccaactagactggccattggcagcaccatcttatacattggtcatttaaccaACTTTGTATATTTggaatttcaaacaaaattagacCATTTTTTGAAAAGGGTCAGTGCTTTTCACttagatttaaataaaaaattctaaCTCATAATCTATCGTTCTGAattatatttcggacgcttaaggcatatgatgcagaaaacagatctaaactttatgcttTTTTAGTTCAATgtacttttaagctttctactttggtacctatttgattgaaaacacatcgaataaaatgcttttcaaataaaacgaataagaatcaaacttcggacactcaatcaaatttcggacagattgaattcaaaaaattttttttttattttgtagttttttggacgaaaattacattacacttgattatatgttatagtcaactgcgaaacacttaccaagcaatcacagtaaactgttaacgatgatgacaactgatgaaacacgggagaaatttaaatatttatgaacgggtaaattatacgtgctcacgctgaggaaacgtcaaacacaaacgataatgagtagtgttgtaagatttctgccaatgtagttctcatgtgaaatgatagtgaaaccaagggattactctaaagaagcaattgtgatattaatgtgatagttatatcatcagtgcattaagcatttcaagatattagaacaaagtgtccgaaatatgatgttgtccgaaatatgattcagaacggtataacaactaaaacaaaaaaaaattcaaatgatgcatgcatcttcttcttgaatggcgttaacgttccctgtggaacttttgccgtctcaacgtattcattaactagcgtcgttcattaatacttggttgagatttctatgccgaataacacgccttgaatgtactctggagtggcaagctctagaatatgcgtgaccacagtgcaagccggaagtattttctttgacgaaaaatcccccaaccagaacgggaatcgaacccgaacacccggcatgatagtgtgagacgctaaccactcggccacgggtgcggccacgggtgcacatgatGCATGCATAACCCATACAAATTTTGTCtttaattttaagaaaaaaatagtccatacaataaccaacaagtcattCATCCATCCGTTCAACtcgcaacatttttgtgtgtaaattctagcGATCGACCTGTTCTGCAAACTTggttctatttagaaacatgttaataAAATGTCAATCTCAAcaatttacaaacaaaaatgttaggTGTTATGAGACTCCATGCAAAATGATTTGTAGGTTATTGAAGGTgccatttaaaattttttttagaattttacaaAATATGTACGGCTTTGAGAAAAATTACtttacacaaaaataaaattcaaaattatgtttttctatgtttttttttcaaatttttttgaatattttatatattttattttcattttcttatATTATAGCATTTTGATAAtacaaattcaaacaattttccaCATTTCCTTCTTTGGCCAAAtctttttgatatgttatagtttatcaatcacatgtttttgtGAATTTGAGTATTTTACTAgctcttttaaaaaaaaaacaggaagtgggttatatctatggtataaccgcaagggtgacgtaggactatcgttgatttagagatcatttgtttgaagttgaatctgaattcattctgaatgaatgaatattggggacttcgaaaacgagagtgttacgttggatgcacaaggttttatgcatccaatattggatacggaaatattcaactgatggggaagaataatcttcagaagctattctgttaattgcgattgatcgaaaaatcacaaaaccaaatgtatttggtcacagtgttacatggatagaaaacattaaaataaactctttcacatgaatgtaattttaaattcccagaggaactggcagattattttcagtaacgattagatattaccacattttcctcgatactggaagcccaccagtggtttatgctaactcgataaccatctgttaatagcacttgattgaaacatatttggtcacagtgttacatggatagaaaacattcaaataaactctttcacatgaatgtatttttaaattcccagaggaactggcagattattttccggatctttctcgatgctgaatggcatccaaacggaaagaattccgcgcgtttatgtgtgtgtgtgtagcggttgcttcgagatcttcccggggaacagtttgtggcatcactctcctcctgatggattcccttctggcctaaggtgcacaaacaggctcttgatgacaccgttaattcgcgctttcatgataaacgaagagcttcaccacaacagcgacaacatgctccaatcgctgttcaattagaactgagtggatttccgagcgacgctcgcttatataccgattggtgatttcaatagcctgttttgaaatcaattttaagactattaaacaagtttttggatcagaaagtaacaagtatagaacgcgtagacattttatctatcgaatgaagtgtttatcataccatttcgttcagttgtttaggagctattaacgctcaaaatctcggtctccggcgtaacgctttcgttttcgaaactttgattttacaccccggtatagaaatgaaagacgtagtcctacgtcaaaaacgtttttcttaaatcaatgaattttatttggaAAATGCACtgtttgattgtttctatcaattaaattaaagctttctaaccgctctacaatttgttctgtgtcaaacccaacttctatctatcttaatttcgctACAATATTGATGTGAACAATTCCTGGTCAAAAtataagcaaaatcttcaaaaaccacgattttgaccccactgtacatataaaagcCATTTAaacttcactttaacgttggaaggtaatatttttttggtaaaataagtcatatttgaaatgaatttttttttcaaactgtatataatcgagtctaaaattgtatataatcgaatcacatataatcgagtctgtatataatcgagtccgatctgtatagACCcaatccatgccaaaccgatttagtggttctcagattttcgtgaaaattggtagttttcattctttatcgcaaaacatttgaaccgttttttattttttttttcattagggtgaccatttccattttagggttgtccgagaaatcatctttttcctccttttttcaaaaattcataacttttgaaatactaaaccgattcagatgatcgacatatcaaattaaagcaaatcacttgatattttttgaaaaaaaaatactataccggcagaaaattcgaattctgctctcgttattattgattgtattcgttttttattgttttcatagtctcgggaccaaaggcgctatttttttttttctggaaagctgagaatttttcacataacatatgtcgaaaccagaacataacacaaataacaacacaaataacataacaaaaattcataacttttgatctaccgtatcgattcagatgatcaacacataaattaaagccaattagatagtcttttcagaaaaatattagacttgcgaaacaaatggattttgatttcgtaattatttattgtattagcTTTGTATTagtatagtttacatggtttcgggaccaaggatgcaatattttttaatgttttttcttgaaagctgaggttttctttacataatatatccaaaaatcagagatgtgttaatTTCCGTttctaagttatgatttttcaaaagacccattccagcgtgacgtgacaacggtttgactcactaaaaacaggtttcttctcgttttcatgtatacatCACACGGtttccaaatggtaaacgattttaaagtgaatttgagaaaatttcctacaagaatcttcagttggagaatattttgcagttgaattcgcttgttgccagcccaatacttttgtgacgtgacttTTTGCggattccgacttttgaacattaatgttgtattttcagttccgtttcaatacatacacataaactttgttctatgatttgacaatgaaagatgaacgaagattcctgtatactcagtttttcaaaaaacttgcaagaacatgcattttgacggcatgcattttgtgacgtgacaacgcgctctgtgcgaataaacagtctccacgaagcgttgtcacgtcacacaatcaataagttgtattaaataatattttcaccgtattgtagcaagcgatatactattttttatgtttttttattactctgaatacttcttactttcctctgagatctcgcCTTCCCCTTTcaaaagtccatcctataggggaaagtggtcctaacgcaaccgtgcttcctactgaattttcaatggtgtcataacgctgacaattttaTAATATGGTGAATTCTCTTCATTCTaacgttttagcgccattttacgttttcattcctccaaagtcagagaagaaatatattcgacctgtgtgcaaaatgagttctatgttcttttagtttgtgaaacattgcgaaacaagacaattttaattgttcatggtatgttcatctaaaaaaaactatataatttgaatctacctgttacctgtaatacacggtatgtctttatttgggaaaagtcggggtTCGTTAATCGTTGATGCTTGCGTGTACATTTGtgtgtgcactttctttgtataTCTTCACAtacgtcgctctaaggctagGTTCTTcccactcaaacattatctccctctcactgaaatcctatctctcactatcaaactttttttttattcctcttcgtGCACCCATGGTtatatgccaacattaccattcacgatcgtattgtgggatttcatgccattcccggCCTTTTATATCCgcttttaacgaaccggaagtcaacATCCTCGATtctaaaatggcatcggaatacgatattcgacttccgctggtaagcccatatcgtatgggttttccatatttttttagctTTCAATAATACCATCAACCGgaagttgaaataagattatattttatattatggaatctacgttcatatattgttgataaaacataagAGAAatatcatttgtatgttttgaaatgaaacggtaattaatgaaattaatcattaatgttcaacagtccgaaacagcaaaacgttaggtgttgccacgtcacaaaaatatttgactgaAAACAAGCCAACTTAACTATAAAATACTCTCCAACTAAGATTCTTGTtgtaaattttctcaattttactataacatcgtttaattttgtgtgctttattcgtgaaaacgcaaaaaagtgtatgtagtgagtcaaaatgttgttacgttacactggaatggatcgaatactattcgtgacgtgacaacaacttcttcttcttcttcttcttcaatggcactaacgttcctagaagaacttcgccgtctcaacgtagtattacttgcgtcatttttattagtacttagttgagatttctatgccaaataacacgccttgaatgcattttgagtggcaagctctagaatacgcgtgatcacagt
The Toxorhynchites rutilus septentrionalis strain SRP chromosome 2, ASM2978413v1, whole genome shotgun sequence genome window above contains:
- the LOC129770958 gene encoding uncharacterized protein LOC129770958; translation: MTRNDFKEVHAMIATDLEDQGYGGHERISTEEKLAVFLRIVEFITLNDYNIWCQWCPTFLWLLLYRRRHTICFCIKMWLLFCRFVASGNSYRSIGYSYRMGERTISNIITKVSSAIWRNMQLIYLPEPTLDIWKKMPSIFKIYDKCLIPWALSMENT